In the genome of Quercus robur chromosome 3, dhQueRobu3.1, whole genome shotgun sequence, one region contains:
- the LOC126717511 gene encoding stemmadenine O-acetyltransferase-like, with amino-acid sequence MKDVEVEVISYENIKPSSPTPTHLRYYELSFLDQIFPRMYIPFLFFYTENDAYSKISTDPGKSFSSVLKQSLSNVLTRYYPLAGHIKDNLTVDCNDEGVLYREARVKCELSDIVTNQNSAEFKKFLPCDIDGTHNFACAVQANYFTCGGIAIATCISHKIADGTSFIMFMKSWAATARGDSDIYPQFQASTLFPPTNTLSGFQPENSMIKERLVLKRFVFSSASIVALREKYGESSGLESPIHPSRVEALSVFLWSRYVAATQANFGPKKPNMVIFAVNLRTRMDPPLPRNSFGNIFRPATVLLSSEERNGLVGKVRATIRKIDNEYVKKLQDHAQHLNFLEEASAKVMKEDVVPFSFSSWCRLPMYEVDFGWGNPVWIGLVSMPFKNVVIFIDTKSGDGIEVWVNLKEEDMAKFESDTELLAYASITTLNA; translated from the coding sequence ATGAAGGATGTTGAAGTGGAAGTAATTTCCTATGAGAATATCAAACCATCTTCGCCAACTCCCACTCATCTTCGCTATTATGAGCTTTCCTTTCTCGACCAAATATTCCCCCGCATGTATATTccatttctcttcttctacACAGAGAATGATGCTTACTCTAAAATCAGCACCGACCCTGGCAAATCGTTCTCTAGTGTGCTCAAGCAATCATTGTCCAACGTCTTAACACGTTACTACCCTTTAGCTGGCCACATTAAAGACAATCTAACCGTAGACTGCAACGATGAAGGCGTGTTGTATCGCGAAGCCCGAGTCAAGTGTGAGCTTTCAGATATTGTTACAAATCAAAATTCAGCAGAATTCAAGAAATTTCTTCCGTGCGATATTGATGGCACACACAATTTTGCCTGCGCTGTTCAAGCCAACTACTTCACTTGTGGAGGTATTGCCATTGCTACATGCATTTCCCACAAGATTGCTGATGGCACATCCTTTATCATGTTTATGAAATCTTGGGCAGCCACAGCTCGAGGTGATAGTGATATATATCCCCAATTTCAAGCGTCAACTCTCTTCCCCCCTACAAATACTTTATCTGGGTTTCAACCAGAAAATAGTATGATAAAAGAGAGGCTTGTATTAAAGAGGTTTGTGTTTAGTTCTGCTTCAATAGTGGCTCTTAGAGAAAAATACGGGGAAAGCTCAGGCTTAGAAAGTCCAATACACCCCAGTCGTGTTGAGGCATTGTCAGTCTTTTTATGGAGCCGATATGTTGCTGCTACGCAAGCAAACTTTGGGCCTAAAAAGCCCAACATGGTGATTTTTGCAGTGAATTTACGGACAAGGATGGATCCGCCATTGCCTAGAAATTCTTTTGGAAATATCTTCCGACCTGCAACAGTCCTTCTGTCTAGTGAAGAGAGGAATGGCCTTGTGGGCAAAGTGAGAGCCACGATAAGAAAAATTGACAACGAGTATGTGAAAAAATTACAGGACCACGCTCAACACttgaattttcttgaagagGCTAGTGCAAAAGTCATGAAAGAAGATGTAGTTCCATTCAGTTTCAGTAGTTGGTGCAGGTTGCCTATGTATGAAGTGGACTTTGGTTGGGGAAATCCCGTGTGGATTGGTCTGGTTAGCATGCCTTTCAAGAACGTAGTTATATTTATAGACACCAAAAGTGGGGATGGAATAGAAGTATGGGTTAACTTGAAAGAGGAAGACATGGCTAAATTTGAAAGTGACACAGAACTTCTTGCATATGCTTCCATCACAACCTTGAATGCTTAA
- the LOC126719413 gene encoding stemmadenine O-acetyltransferase-like encodes MKLEVELISNENIKPSSPTRTHLRYYQLSFLDQIFPLMYVPFLFFYSQNDAYSKISTNPAKSFSNVLKKSLSDVLTRYYPLAGRIRDNLVVDCNDEGVLYREAQVKCELSDIVTNPNPAEFKKFLPCNIDDTHHFAFAVQVNYFTCGGITIGACISHKIADGTSFIMFMKTWAATARGDSNIYPQFQASTLFPPTSTLSGFQPENSMIKEKLVLKRFVFSSTSVVALREKYGESSDLECPLHPSRVEALSVFLWSRYVAATQANIGPKKLNMVLFAVNLRTRMDPPLPRNSFGNIFRLATVLLSSEERSGLVGKVRAAIRKIDNEYVKKLQDHAQHLNFLKEASGKVLTEDVVPFNFSSWCRFPMYEVDFGWGNPMWIGLVSLPFKNVVVFIDTKSGDGIEAWVNLKEEDMTKFEGDTELLAYASTTSLSNA; translated from the coding sequence ATGAAGCTTGAGGTGGAATTAATCTCGAACGAGAATATCAAACCATCTTCACCAACTCGCACCCATCTTCGCTATTATCAGCTTTCCTTTCTCGACCAAATATTCCCCCTTATGTATGTTccatttctcttcttctactCACAGAATGATGCTTACTCTAAAATCAGTACCAATCCTGCCAAATCGTTCTCTAATGTGCTCAAGAAATCATTGTCCGACGTCTTAACGCGTTACTACCCTTTAGCTGGCCGCATTAGAGACAATCTTGTCGTAGATTGCAACGATGAAGGCGTGTTGTATCGTGAAGCCCAAGTCAAGTGCGAGCTTTCAGATATTGTTACAAATCCAAATCCTGCAGAGTTCAAGAAATTTCTTCCATGCAATATTGATGACACACACCATTTTGCCTTTGCTGTTCAAGTCAACTACTTCACTTGTGGTGGTATTACCATTGGTGCATGCATTTCCCACAAGATTGCTGATGGCACATCCTTTATCATGTTTATGAAAACTTGGGCAGCCACAGCTCGAGGTGATAGTAATATATATCCCCAATTTCAAGCATCAACTCTCTTTCCTCCTACAAGTACTTTATCTGGGTTTCAACCGGAAAATAGTATGATAAAAGAGAAGCTTGTATTAAAGAGGTTTGTGTTTAGTTCTACTTCAGTAGTGGCTCTTAGAGAAAAATACGGAGAAAGCTCAGACTTAGAATGCCCATTACACCCCAGCCGTGTTGAGGCCTTATCAGTCTTTTTATGGAGCCGATATGTAGCTGCTACACAAGCAAACATTGGGCCTAAAAAGCTCAACATGGTGCTTTTTGCAGTGAATTTACGAACAAGGATGGATCCACCATTGCCTAGAAATTCTTTTGGAAATATCTTCCGGCTTGCAACAGTCCTTCTGTCTAGTGAAGAGAGGAGTGGCCTTGTGGGCAAAGTGAGAGCCGCGATAAGAAAAATAGACAATGAGTATGTGAAAAAGTTACAGGACCACGCTCAACACTTGAATTTTCTCAAAGAGGCTAGTGGAAAAGTCCTGACAGAAGATGTAGTTCCATTCAATTTCAGTAGTTGGTGCAGGTTCCCTATGTATGAAGTGGACTTTGGTTGGGGAAATCCCATGTGGATTGGTCTGGTTAGCTTGCCTTTCAAGAACGTTGTTGTATTTATAGACACCAAAAGTGGGGATGGAATAGAGGCATGGGTTAACTTAAAAGAGGAAGACATGACTAAATTTGAAGGTGACACAGAGCTCCTTGCATATGCTTCCACCACCTCCTTATCAAATGCTTGA